One window of the Magnolia sinica isolate HGM2019 unplaced genomic scaffold, MsV1 ctg403, whole genome shotgun sequence genome contains the following:
- the LOC131236350 gene encoding ABC transporter I family member 19-like isoform X2: MGKEVESEISSCIEVSALHFAYESQNPIFANFNLKISPGSRCLLVGANGSGKTTLLKILAGKHMVGGRDVVRVLNGSAFHDTQLVCSGDLAYLGGSWNKTVGSAGEVPLQGDFSAEHMIFGVEGVDPVRREKLIDLLDIDLQWRMHKVSDGQRRRVQICMGLLHPFQGELWGKEGWVFDKMEREKGNHEFHVKEKENRFSEGRLIITWVLVQGRRRRRKGELSWVASVVYFIHQIVKL, from the exons ATGGGAAAAGAAGTGGAGTCGGAGATTTCCAGCTGCATCGAAGTATCAGCTCTGCATTTCGCCTACGAATCTCAGAATCCTATTTTCGCCaatttcaatctcaagatctctcCCGGATCTCGGTGTCTTCTCGTCGGCGCCAATGGATCTG GGAAGACCACTTTGCTGAAGATACTGGCAGGCAAGCATATGGTCGGAGGAAGGGATGTAGTACGAGTGCTCAATGGATCTGCTTTTCACGATACCCAACTGGTCTGTAGTGGTGACCTTGCCTATCTGGGAGGTTCTTGGAACAAAACCGTTGGTTCTGCT GGGGAGGTTCCACTCCAAGGTGATTTCTCTGCTGAACACATGATTTTTGGAG TTGAAGGTGTAGATCCTGTTAGGAGAGAGAAGCTGATCGACCTGCTTGATATTGATCTGCAGTGGCGGATGCATAAAGTTTCTGATGGGCAGCGACGGCGAGTGCAAATCTGCATGGGGCTTCTCCATCCTTTCCAG GGAGAGTTGTGGGgcaaagagggatgggtgtttgACAAAATGGAAAGAGAAAAGGGGAACCATGAGTTCCATGTGAAGGAGAAAGAAAACCGATTCAGCGAAGGGCGTTTGATAATCACTTGGGTGCttgttcaaggaagaagaagaagaagaaaaggggaaCTGTCTTGGGTAGCATCTGTTGTATATTTCATCCatcaaattgtaaaattgtgA
- the LOC131236350 gene encoding ABC transporter I family member 19-like isoform X1, translating to MGKEVESEISSCIEVSALHFAYESQNPIFANFNLKISPGSRCLLVGANGSGKTTLLKILAGKHMVGGRDVVRVLNGSAFHDTQLVCSGDLAYLGGSWNKTVGSAGEVPLQGDFSAEHMIFGVEGVDPVRREKLIDLLDIDLQWRMHKVSDGQRRRVQICMGLLHPFQVLLLDEVTVDLDVVSRLDLLDFFKEECNDRGATIVYATHIFDGLETWATDVAYIQDGELRRAEKLSELNELKNATNLLSVVESWLRSETKSMSKKPINAPTQLTRTSPFDTSPFRSSRHMAYYR from the exons ATGGGAAAAGAAGTGGAGTCGGAGATTTCCAGCTGCATCGAAGTATCAGCTCTGCATTTCGCCTACGAATCTCAGAATCCTATTTTCGCCaatttcaatctcaagatctctcCCGGATCTCGGTGTCTTCTCGTCGGCGCCAATGGATCTG GGAAGACCACTTTGCTGAAGATACTGGCAGGCAAGCATATGGTCGGAGGAAGGGATGTAGTACGAGTGCTCAATGGATCTGCTTTTCACGATACCCAACTGGTCTGTAGTGGTGACCTTGCCTATCTGGGAGGTTCTTGGAACAAAACCGTTGGTTCTGCT GGGGAGGTTCCACTCCAAGGTGATTTCTCTGCTGAACACATGATTTTTGGAG TTGAAGGTGTAGATCCTGTTAGGAGAGAGAAGCTGATCGACCTGCTTGATATTGATCTGCAGTGGCGGATGCATAAAGTTTCTGATGGGCAGCGACGGCGAGTGCAAATCTGCATGGGGCTTCTCCATCCTTTCCAG GTACTGTTGCTAGATGAGGTCACGGTTGACCTAGATGTTGTTTCAAGGCTGGATTTACTAGACTTTTTCAAGGAAGAATGTAATGAT AGAGGAGCCACTATCGTGTATGCCACCCATATATTTGATGGGTTGGAGACGTGGGCGACAGATGTTGCATACATCCAGGACGGTGAATTGCGAAGAGCTGAGAAGCTCTCTGAGctcaatgagctgaaaaatgctACAAACCTTCTCTCAGTTGTTGAGTCATGGCTCCGTTCTGAAACCAAGTCTATGAGCAAGAAACCTATCAATGCACCCACGCAATTGACCAGGACCTCTCCCTTTGACACCTCCCCATTTAGATCATCTAGGCATATGGCCTACTACCGATGA